In Mus musculus strain C57BL/6J chromosome 14, GRCm38.p6 C57BL/6J, the following are encoded in one genomic region:
- the Dydc2 gene encoding DPY30 domain-containing protein 2, whose amino-acid sequence MDTAYLKNCFGTGLTQALAEVARVRPSDPIEYLAHWLYHYRSITVAEEKRRQEELQLKEARDRSAEEAKTTEMLKEEGYQIQQKCEKCHQELPSTSFSSDKTPALQEDTAPLEEKTMRQESQPGASRVISEMPQRAIPS is encoded by the exons ATGGATACTGCCTACCTGAAGAACTGCTTTGGAACCGGCCTGacccaggcactggcagaggtgGCAAGAGTGCGGCCCAGTGACCCAATAGAGTACCTGGCTCACTGGCTTTACCATTATAGGAGTATAACTGTAGCTGAGGAAAAG AGAAGGCAAGAGGAGCTACAGCTTAAGGAAGCACGTGACAGAAGCGCTGAggaagcaaaaacaacagaaatgctGAAAGAAGAAGGCTATCAGATTCAGCAGAAGTGTGAAAAGTGTCACCAg gaACTGCCCTCGACCTCTTTTTCCTCAGACAAGACCCCAGCCCTGCAGGAAGACACGGCACCCCTTGAGGAGAAGACTATGAGGCAGGAATCTCAACCGGGTGCCTCGCGTGTGATTTCTGAGATGCCTCAAAGGGCTATTCCctcataa